The genomic segment TTCATCACAACGCTACAGAGACGCCATTTTGTCAGCCTTAATTgttaacattacagttaataACCCTACATAAGTATttagatagatgtggactgattaagttgGCAGCATGGGCTTGTGCATGGTAGTCATGTCTAATCAAACATCGAGTCTCACGAGgatgttatcaggaaagtggaagaAGGCAAGTCAGCTGATGTTGTCTAcaaggacttcagcaaggcacttgacaaagtctcatacgggaggtcaagaaggttcagtcactcagcattcaaaatgagatagtaaattggatgagtcacAGTTTTTGGGAGAAGTCGATGCttgcctgtctgactggaggcctgtgactagtggtgtgcaatagggatcagtgctggatctgttgctgtttgtcatctatgtcagatATCTGGGTGATAAcatggttaactagatcagcacacttgtggatgacaccaagattgggggtgtagtgggcagtgaggatgactatcatggcttgcagtgtgatctggaccaactgggaaaatggcctgagaaatggaagatggaatttaatgcagacaagttcgAGGTTTTGCACATTGCTAGGACCTACCAGTGTAAGTCTAACTCAGTGactgatagggcactgaggagtgttgttgAAGACAGAGATCTGGTAATACATGTCTATAATTCACTCAAAGTAGTGTCACAGTTTGAGAGGGACGGacagaaagattttggcacattggccttcataaaccagaaTACTGAGtaaaggagatggatgttatgttgacgttgtacaagacattgttgaggcctaatttggagtatcgtgtgcagttttggtcacgaacctacaggaaagatgtaaaagaggttgaaagagttcagaaaaagatttgcaaggattttgccaggtctggaggacttgagttataaggagagattgaactggactttattcctcagacgtaaaagattgaggggagatttgatagaggtgtaccaaaattatgagggttatagatgaggtaagtgcaagctggcttttaccacaGAGATGGGATGGGACTACAAACAGAGACTAtgggttaagaatgaaaggtAAAACATtgaggggaacttgaggggaatgtgaggggaagCTTCATCACACAGACGGTCGtgcgggtgtggaatgagcagccagatcatgtggtgcatgcaagctcgatttcaatgttaagGGTATGTATAGGTACCTGGACGGTAGGGGTCTGGGAGTggacagtttaaatagttcagcacaaactagacgGGACAAAttctgtgacaagaacctgaaataatagaAATATTTATTCTATTTCCTTTTAACAGCTatgcggaccaaccattcatctcagcaggaaatCTTTACATGGCTTTAATATGTGGCATTTTAAATGAACAgtatataaaagaaaatcccagctgtagattaacaaaggctatttgtgtgagagtgtttcagttaccgTGGGGCCAGACACCCATGCATCTTAGTGGGggcagggaataataccaatggagagagtcaaactgagccaggtcacagattggagacggcagaaacatagaaaagtatcctacagcacaaacaggcccctcggcccataaGGCTGTGCCGACCATgttcttacctgagaaattacctggggttacccatagccgtctaattttctgagctccatatacctgcccaggagtctcttaaaatatccGATAGTATACACCTCCACCAATAtcaccggtagcccattccatgcactcaccactctgcgttaaaaaaaaaaaaaaaaaaacttacccctgatacctcctctgcacccattcttatagagacaggaaaagcatcagagaatttgatgtccattccagataccagcactatGTCCAGTTAGAAGATAATTTTTCTCTCCAACTTCGGttgaccctcactgtaacagtgtgttgTCAGATCACACTTTGGCAATTAAAGTGATCGCATCTGAAATGTTATCCTTCACCCATTGACGgactttgtaattttttttttcaggtTAAAAACGACAAGCAATTTGTCTACGgaaatctcgaacacaacacaccagttttgctgtgtCTGCCCAGATATTTAAAAAGTGGAACGTTGTATTCATGCATTcgtccttcctgctcagactgtgaggagggatttATTTGTCGATCCTTCTTGTTTAGACTGGGAAGGGACAcgctcggtcatctgacctactggcaTACTCGTCATTTTACACAGTGTTCATCTGCTCCGACTGTGGGGacagattcacttggtcatctcaactgaaggtacatcagcgagttcacactgggacaaggccattcacctgttctgtgtgtgggaagggattcacttggtcatcccacTTATGGACACACCAGTAAGGAGAGTCCAGTCACTCTGCTCAATTTGTGGGGCAgctcatctgacctaatggcacatcagcgagttcacactggggagaggccactcacctgctcagactgtgggaagagattcacttactCTTCCAGCCTACAGAGATACCAGTCACTTCACAATGGAATGTGGCCATTCGCCTGCTCaggctgtgggaagggattcactcgatcatctcaaatgaaggaacatcagagagttcacactggggagagacagtTCACCTgctcacactgtgggaagggattcacttcgttcTTTCAGCTGAAAGCACATCagagacttcacactggggagagggtaTTCATCTGTTtgttgtgtgggaagggattcactcagttatctaaCCTAAAagcacacaagtcagttcacaccggggagaggcctttcacctgctcagactgtgggaagatattcactcgatcatctcaactgaaggtacatcagagagttcacaccaagaattcgttcacctgctcagactgtgggaaggaattcactcagtcatcccacctactgaaacaccagtcaattcacactggggagaagctgttcacctgttcagtctgtgggaagagattcactcactcttccagccgacagagacaccagtcagttcacactggaaagaggtcgttcacctgctcagactgtgggaagggattcactgggtCCTTTCAGCTGAAGGCACATCAGAGAATTCACACTGGGAAGAGACCATTCATCTGTTtgttgtgtgggaagggattcactcggttatctaaCCTAAAAGCACACatgtcagttcacacaggggagaggccgtttacctgctcagactgtgggaagggattcactcgatcatctcatctgaaggaacatcagagaaTTCACattggggagaagccgttcacctgctcagaatgtgggaagggatttactcaatCATCATACCTGCAGAGACACAAGctagttcacagtggggagaggctgttcacctgttcGGACTGTGGCAAAGGATTCAATCGATTATACCACTTACAGatgcaccagcgaattcacacaggggagaggccgttcagctgctcagtctgtgggaaggaattccatcGATCATCCGACCTTCGgagacaccagcgaattcacactggggagaggccattcagctgctcagtctgtgggaaaggattcactttgtcatctcacctactgacacaccagtcagttcacactggtgagaggccgttcacctgctcagtctgtgggaagagattcactcagtcatccaacctactgagacaccagagagttcacactggggagaagtcgttcacttgctcagactgtggaaaaggTTTCATTCGGTCATCCGAActgctggcacaccagcgagttcacactgggaagaagccgttcacctgctcagcctgtgggaagggattcactcggtcatccaccctactggcacaccagtcagttcatactgggggAGGCCGATCATCTGCTCAAACAGTGGGAAGAGATTCTCAGCCAAATCAACTGAATGTGCATCAGCGAGTTGAcaatggagagaggccattcacctgatgagaatgtgggaagggattaaCTCAGACAA from the Mobula birostris isolate sMobBir1 chromosome 13, sMobBir1.hap1, whole genome shotgun sequence genome contains:
- the LOC140208031 gene encoding uncharacterized protein, with the translated sequence MAHQRVHTGEQLFTCSDCGKGFTRSSTLLRHQSVHTGERPFTCSDCGKGFTCSSKLKVHQRVHTGERPFTCSDCGKGFSLSSQLKIHQRFHTGERPFTCSDCGKGFTSSSELKGHQRFHTGEKPFTCSDCGKGFTRSSDLLGHQRVHTGEKPFTCSVCRKGFSHSSYLQSHQRVHTGERPFTCSECGKGFTLSSTLQNHQRVHTGEKPFTCSVCWKRFTHSSTLQSHQRVHTGERPFTCSECGKGFTQSSHLQRHQRVHTGEKLFTCSECGKGYTQSSELLAHQSVHSGEWPFTCSECGKGFTQSTQLLAHQSVHTGEWPFTCSECGKGFTRSSQLLAHQSVHTGEKPFTCSVCEKRFTQSSHLQSHQRVHTGERPFICSECGKRFTYSYTLQRHQRVHTGEKLFTCSECGKRFTQSSNLQSHQRVHTGERPFTCSVCENRFTHLSSLQRHQQVHTGEKPFTCSECGKGFTQSSQLLAHQSVHNGEWPLLYTSLDAIEGDDVPGRSRSDRLSGTESGVVAQNNREMKTIAVLIGDSSVRGKATMFCGGDREIHMLGQGHSPVLCVGRDSLGHPTYGHTSKESPVTLLNLWGSSSDLMAHQRVHTGERPLTCSDCGKRFTYSSSLQRYQSLHNGMWPFACSGCGKGFTRSSQMKEHQRVHTGERQFTCSHCGKGFTSFFQLKAHQRLHTGERVFICLLCGKGFTQLSNLKAHKSVHTGERPFTCSDCGKIFTRSSQLKVHQRVHTKNSFTCSDCGKEFTQSSHLLKHQSIHTGEKLFTCSVCGKRFTHSSSRQRHQSVHTGKRSFTCSDCGKGFTGSFQLKAHQRIHTGKRPFICLLCGKGFTRLSNLKAHMSVHTGERPFTCSDCGKGFTRSSHLKEHQRIHIGEKPFTCSECGKGFTQSSYLQRHKLVHSGERLFTCSDCGKGFNRLYHLQMHQRIHTGERPFSCSVCGKEFHRSSDLRRHQRIHTGERPFSCSVCGKGFTLSSHLLTHQSVHTGERPFTCSVCGKRFTQSSNLLRHQRVHTGEKSFTCSDCGKGFIRSSELLAHQRVHTGKKPFTCSACGKGFTRSSTLLAHQSVHTGGGRSSAQTVGRDSQPNQLNVHQRVDNGERPFT